A single genomic interval of Aegicerativicinus sediminis harbors:
- a CDS encoding YitT family protein, with protein MNPFLSKILVDVAKKRLSNKKSNKPPSDREIIPYAEKLQVELFHAIKDYFLIIVGVFSAGFGLKGFLLPNHFIDGGVTGISLLIQNLSKIDLGILLVIVNIPFLILGARTFSVKFALKSAVAITFLAIVVHFINYPIVTNDKLLIALFGGFFLGLGIGMAMRGGSVIDGTEVLAVYLSRKFSLTVGDVLLIINIIIFSFGAYVLSIETALYAILTYLAAAKTVDFVVDGVEEYVGVTIISDHHEEIRQMITVKLRRACTIFLGKSGVNTEERTSYKNIIYLVVTRLELSRLHTEIDKIDSNAFTVMGVVKDLKGGMIKKKPLK; from the coding sequence TTGAATCCTTTTCTTTCCAAAATTCTTGTAGATGTCGCCAAAAAGCGACTCTCAAATAAAAAATCGAATAAACCACCTTCTGACCGGGAGATTATTCCTTATGCCGAAAAATTGCAAGTTGAGCTGTTTCATGCAATAAAAGATTATTTTTTAATTATTGTTGGTGTATTCTCCGCAGGATTTGGGTTAAAGGGATTTTTATTGCCAAATCATTTTATCGACGGTGGTGTTACCGGTATTTCACTATTAATCCAAAATTTATCTAAAATAGATTTAGGTATACTATTGGTTATTGTAAACATTCCATTTCTAATTTTAGGGGCACGTACTTTCAGCGTGAAATTTGCACTTAAAAGTGCCGTAGCCATAACTTTTCTCGCTATAGTCGTACACTTTATAAATTATCCTATTGTTACCAATGATAAATTATTAATTGCCCTATTTGGGGGATTTTTTCTTGGACTTGGAATTGGAATGGCCATGAGAGGTGGTAGTGTTATAGATGGTACCGAGGTCCTTGCTGTTTATCTCAGTAGAAAATTTTCTCTAACTGTAGGTGATGTCTTATTAATAATTAACATCATTATCTTTTCATTTGGGGCTTATGTATTGTCAATAGAAACGGCTTTATATGCCATACTTACCTATTTAGCCGCAGCCAAAACGGTAGATTTTGTGGTAGATGGTGTTGAAGAATATGTTGGAGTTACCATAATTTCTGATCACCATGAAGAGATCAGGCAAATGATAACTGTTAAATTAAGAAGGGCCTGCACTATATTTTTAGGAAAAAGCGGCGTTAATACAGAAGAACGCACTTCCTATAAAAATATAATTTACTTAGTAGTAACCCGTTTAGAACTTTCAAGACTTCATACCGAAATAGACAAAATTGACAGTAACGCATTCACTGTAATGGGGGTGGTAAAAGACCTTAAAGGAGGAATGATTAAGAAAAAACCATTGAAATAA
- the ffh gene encoding signal recognition particle protein: MFNNLSEKLDKALHVLKGHGSITEVNVAETLKEVRRALLDADVNFKTAKEFTNTVKEKALGQNVLTTLQPGQLMVKIVKDELTSLMGGDAEGINLSGNPSVILMSGLQGSGKTTFSGKLANYLKKKKSKNPLLVACDVYRPAAIDQLHVVGEQIGIEVYSERGNQDPVAIANAGIAHAKANGYNVVIIDTAGRLAVDEVMMTEIKNIHNAVQPQETLFVVDSMTGQDAVNTAKAFNDVLNFDGVILTKLDGDTRGGAAISIKSVVNKPIKFIGTGEKMEAIDVFYPSRMADRILGMGDVVSLVERAQEQFDEQEARKIQKKIAKNQFGFDDFLSQIQQIKRMGNMKDLMGMIPGVGKMVKDMDIDDDAFKHIEAIIYSMTPEERSNPSLINGSRKKRIGQGSGTSVQEVNQLLKQFTQMSKMMKMMQGGGGRKMMQALKNMR, translated from the coding sequence ATGTTTAATAACCTAAGTGAGAAGTTAGATAAGGCGTTACACGTTTTAAAGGGACATGGTAGTATTACCGAAGTCAATGTAGCTGAAACCCTTAAAGAAGTTAGAAGGGCGCTATTAGATGCCGATGTTAATTTCAAAACTGCAAAAGAATTTACCAATACTGTAAAGGAGAAAGCTCTTGGGCAAAATGTATTAACCACCCTTCAGCCGGGGCAATTAATGGTGAAAATTGTTAAGGATGAATTAACATCATTAATGGGAGGTGATGCTGAAGGTATTAACCTCAGTGGTAACCCTTCAGTTATTTTGATGTCTGGTTTACAAGGTTCGGGTAAAACTACCTTTTCTGGTAAACTTGCTAATTATCTAAAGAAGAAAAAGTCTAAGAATCCATTGTTAGTGGCCTGTGACGTTTATCGTCCTGCTGCGATTGATCAATTACATGTTGTTGGTGAACAGATTGGAATTGAAGTTTATAGTGAAAGAGGCAATCAGGATCCAGTAGCTATTGCTAATGCTGGTATCGCACACGCCAAGGCCAATGGTTACAATGTGGTGATAATAGATACCGCCGGTCGATTGGCTGTCGATGAGGTGATGATGACCGAAATAAAAAACATCCATAATGCCGTTCAACCGCAGGAAACTTTGTTTGTGGTAGATTCTATGACGGGTCAGGATGCCGTAAATACCGCAAAAGCCTTTAATGATGTACTTAATTTTGATGGGGTTATTCTTACAAAATTAGATGGTGATACGCGTGGTGGTGCGGCCATTTCAATAAAGTCTGTTGTAAATAAACCGATTAAGTTTATCGGTACTGGCGAAAAGATGGAGGCAATAGATGTGTTCTATCCTTCGCGTATGGCAGACCGTATACTCGGAATGGGTGATGTGGTTTCTTTGGTTGAACGTGCTCAAGAACAATTCGATGAGCAGGAAGCCAGAAAAATTCAAAAGAAAATTGCCAAAAACCAATTTGGTTTTGATGATTTCCTTTCCCAGATTCAGCAAATTAAGCGAATGGGAAATATGAAAGATCTCATGGGTATGATTCCCGGCGTTGGAAAAATGGTAAAGGATATGGATATTGATGATGATGCGTTCAAGCATATTGAAGCAATTATTTACTCCATGACACCAGAAGAACGTTCGAATCCTTCATTGATTAATGGCAGTAGGAAGAAGCGCATCGGTCAAGGTTCTGGGACTTCAGTGCAAGAAGTAAATCAATTACTTAAGCAGTTCACCCAAATGAGCAAAATGATGAAAATGATGCAAGGTGGTGGTGGCCGAAAGATGATGCAGGCCTTAAAAAATATGAGATAA
- the rluF gene encoding 23S rRNA pseudouridine(2604) synthase RluF gives MEEQLTRLNKYLSEAGFCSRREADKLIAEGRVTINDVVPEMGTKVTPSDIVKVDGKRIKNDEEERTYLMLNKPVGIVCTTDTRVEKDNIIDFINYPKRIFPIGRLDKDSEGLILLTDDGDIVNKILRARHNHEKEYIVTVDKTISQTFINGMASGVPILGQTTKKCQVEKIDSKTFKIILTQGLNRQIRRMCEYFNYNVTSLKRIRIINITLDVPVGSYRELTATELSTLYKLLEGPQKKNKGKNQQNH, from the coding sequence GTGGAAGAACAATTAACAAGATTAAATAAATACCTCAGCGAAGCAGGGTTCTGCTCGAGGCGAGAAGCAGATAAACTTATAGCAGAAGGAAGAGTAACCATTAATGATGTGGTCCCGGAAATGGGGACAAAGGTAACACCCTCAGATATTGTAAAAGTTGACGGAAAGAGGATAAAAAATGATGAGGAAGAGAGAACTTACCTCATGCTCAACAAACCAGTAGGAATTGTTTGCACTACAGACACTAGGGTTGAGAAGGACAATATTATAGATTTCATTAATTACCCTAAACGTATATTTCCCATTGGGCGACTAGATAAGGATAGTGAAGGATTAATTTTATTGACAGATGACGGTGATATTGTAAACAAAATTTTACGTGCCCGCCATAATCACGAAAAGGAATATATTGTAACCGTAGATAAAACCATCTCTCAAACTTTTATTAATGGCATGGCATCCGGTGTGCCCATTTTAGGACAAACCACCAAAAAATGTCAAGTTGAAAAAATTGATTCAAAGACTTTCAAAATCATACTAACCCAAGGGCTTAACCGTCAAATTAGGCGGATGTGTGAGTATTTCAATTATAATGTTACTTCCTTAAAACGAATAAGAATTATTAACATCACACTAGATGTACCTGTTGGATCGTATAGGGAATTAACAGCCACCGAATTATCAACTCTATATAAGCTTTTGGAAGGGCCTCAAAAGAAAAATAAGGGCAAGAATCAACAAAATCATTAA
- a CDS encoding VOC family protein, with product MAATSNYPFHLAIPVHNLRECREFYGTVLKCEEGRSSDHWVDFNLFGHQLVIHFKPKSGEQLHSNPVDGKDVPVPHFGVVIPWVEFFNFADHLKEHGVDFIIEPYLRFEGLVGEQATMFFKDPAGNALEFKAFKDISQLFAK from the coding sequence ATGGCAGCAACATCTAATTATCCCTTTCACCTTGCAATTCCTGTTCACAATCTCAGGGAATGCAGAGAATTTTATGGTACAGTTTTAAAATGTGAAGAAGGCCGAAGTAGCGATCATTGGGTCGATTTCAATCTTTTCGGACATCAATTGGTTATACATTTTAAACCTAAATCTGGTGAACAACTTCATTCCAATCCCGTAGATGGTAAGGATGTACCCGTACCTCATTTTGGGGTTGTGATTCCTTGGGTTGAATTTTTCAACTTTGCAGACCATTTAAAAGAACATGGCGTGGACTTTATCATTGAGCCATATTTAAGGTTTGAAGGATTGGTAGGTGAACAAGCAACTATGTTTTTTAAAGATCCTGCAGGAAATGCTTTAGAATTTAAAGCCTTCAAAGATATTTCGCAATTATTTGCCAAATAG
- a CDS encoding alpha/beta hydrolase — protein MKWILVKLIGFYCNIASLFFPKHSGKLALKLFSIPRKGWIKKGQQDFLDTSFREELVYDDEAIMSYRWKGNGSTILLVHGWESNTARWESLIRLLQKIDLNIVAIDAPAHGNSGSYFFNVNLYSKFLKKIIERTKPNFVIAHSVGAMAVCKSFADLQNYTPKKMVLIGAPSKYEDILQRYIKMMGYNNRVSSNFKSRIVDIFKTSLHSINTASYAKLLNTPILVVHDQFDDVIPYNDALEIEAECRHSKLVTTKNMGHSLNNEVVNHHILEYVSS, from the coding sequence ATGAAATGGATTTTAGTTAAGCTAATAGGATTTTACTGTAATATTGCGAGTCTGTTTTTCCCAAAACATTCGGGGAAATTAGCCCTTAAGCTGTTTTCCATTCCGCGTAAAGGGTGGATTAAAAAAGGGCAACAAGACTTTTTAGACACTTCGTTCAGGGAAGAGTTGGTATATGATGATGAGGCGATAATGTCCTATCGTTGGAAAGGCAATGGTTCTACAATCTTATTGGTTCATGGCTGGGAAAGTAATACAGCTAGATGGGAATCGCTTATTAGGCTTTTACAAAAAATAGATCTAAATATTGTTGCCATAGATGCACCGGCACATGGAAATTCAGGGAGTTATTTCTTCAATGTAAATCTATATTCAAAATTTCTGAAAAAAATTATCGAAAGAACGAAACCAAATTTTGTAATTGCGCATTCGGTAGGTGCAATGGCTGTTTGCAAATCCTTTGCCGACCTTCAAAACTACACTCCTAAAAAAATGGTATTGATTGGAGCTCCATCAAAATATGAAGATATCTTGCAACGCTATATCAAAATGATGGGGTATAATAATCGGGTAAGTTCTAATTTTAAAAGTAGAATAGTTGATATTTTCAAAACTTCCTTGCATAGTATAAATACTGCTAGTTATGCGAAACTTTTAAATACTCCGATTTTAGTGGTACATGATCAATTCGACGATGTTATCCCTTATAACGATGCATTGGAAATTGAGGCCGAATGTAGGCACTCCAAACTAGTAACTACTAAAAATATGGGGCACTCCTTAAATAATGAAGTGGTTAACCATCATATCTTGGAATATGTCTCAAGTTGA
- a CDS encoding cupin domain-containing protein, whose protein sequence is MAKYKIQKNPFIVPTTDGKSIKEHFGLATTNTKEISIAHMVAPSGWSEPFQTPEFDEYTIVIKGKKQFNIEGEKLVISAGESIFVPKNTRVQYSNPFLEPCEYIAICTPAFDITKANREADEMDFS, encoded by the coding sequence ATGGCAAAATATAAAATTCAGAAAAATCCATTTATTGTACCGACCACCGACGGTAAATCAATAAAAGAACATTTCGGATTGGCTACTACAAACACTAAAGAAATTAGTATTGCCCACATGGTAGCTCCTTCTGGATGGAGTGAACCATTCCAAACCCCAGAATTCGATGAATACACCATTGTAATTAAAGGCAAAAAACAATTTAATATCGAAGGTGAAAAGTTGGTTATTTCTGCCGGCGAATCTATTTTTGTGCCTAAGAACACTCGTGTTCAATACTCAAATCCATTCCTAGAACCTTGTGAATATATAGCTATATGCACTCCTGCGTTTGATATTACTAAGGCAAACCGAGAAGCAGATGAAATGGATTTTAGTTAA
- the folD gene encoding bifunctional methylenetetrahydrofolate dehydrogenase/methenyltetrahydrofolate cyclohydrolase FolD, with product MTILDGNKVSSDIKLEIAKQVEAIIERGEKVPHLAAVLVGTDGASMTYVNSKVKDCKMVGFGSTLIDLPEETTEEKLLEIIHELNTDKDIDGFIVQLPLPKHIDEQKVLMAINPDKDVDGFHPMNVGRMTLDLPTFISATPFGILELLERYNVETSGKHVVVIGRSHIVGRPMSILMSQKRNAGNATVTVAHSRTRNLAEITKQADIIIAALGIPEFLTGDMVKEGVTVIDVGITRVPDDTKKRGYRLAGDVHFDSVSPKSEYITPVPGGVGPMTRAMLLKNTLLARERHIL from the coding sequence ATGACCATTTTAGACGGTAATAAAGTAAGTAGTGACATTAAACTGGAAATAGCCAAGCAGGTTGAAGCTATTATAGAAAGAGGGGAGAAGGTTCCTCATTTGGCAGCTGTTTTGGTGGGTACTGATGGAGCAAGTATGACATATGTTAACTCTAAGGTTAAAGATTGCAAAATGGTAGGTTTTGGTTCAACATTGATTGATCTTCCAGAAGAAACTACCGAAGAAAAATTGTTGGAGATAATTCACGAACTTAATACCGATAAGGATATAGATGGATTTATTGTTCAGCTACCTTTGCCTAAACACATTGATGAGCAAAAGGTACTTATGGCTATAAACCCGGATAAGGATGTGGATGGATTTCATCCTATGAATGTAGGGCGTATGACATTAGATTTGCCAACTTTTATTTCCGCTACACCTTTTGGTATTTTAGAATTGTTGGAGCGCTATAATGTTGAAACTTCAGGCAAGCATGTGGTTGTTATTGGAAGAAGTCATATAGTTGGTCGTCCAATGAGCATTCTTATGAGCCAAAAACGTAATGCTGGTAATGCCACAGTAACGGTTGCTCACAGTAGAACAAGAAATTTAGCGGAAATAACCAAGCAAGCCGATATTATTATAGCGGCTTTAGGAATTCCAGAATTTTTAACTGGAGATATGGTGAAGGAAGGTGTAACTGTCATTGATGTTGGAATTACTCGAGTTCCTGATGATACAAAAAAACGTGGCTATAGATTGGCAGGTGATGTACATTTTGATAGTGTTAGTCCGAAATCAGAATATATAACTCCTGTTCCTGGAGGTGTGGGACCAATGACAAGGGCAATGCTTTTGAAAAATACCCTTCTCGCACGAGAACGACATATTTTATAG
- a CDS encoding alpha/beta hydrolase-fold protein, which yields MKAQYYSCLLLLFIFLSCQKQNKTSIGNKFLVTISDSLMDQPTDGRMLLMFSKDSAAEPRFQINEGVNTQQIFGVNVEDLETGGTVSIGDGIFGYPINDLSKLESGDYYVQALFHVYETFKLSTGQTVKLPMDNGEGQKWNSSPGNLYSEPVKITFEKNSGTEYKITIDKIIPPIPEPEDTEWIKHVKLKSEKLSEFWGRDIYLGAHILLPKGFEEHPEANYPLMIFHGHFPSNFGGWRTTPPDPNLEPDYSERFHVEGYNKIQQQEAYDFYKRWNEPDFPRFIVIEIQHPTPYYDDSYAVNSASQGPYGDAITYELIPYIEEQFRGIGEGWSRFLYGGSTGGWEALAVQVMYPDEYNGCFAACPDPIDFRAYCLANIYEDDNVYYYDGNFQNLEKPMYRNYLGDINSTIRRSNHFELALGDKSRSGQQWDIWEATYSPQDEDGYPKRLYDKLTGKINPDVAQFWKENYDLRHILERDWDKLGDKLKGKIHIYCGDMDNYYLNNAVYLMEDFLESTTNPYYDGEVDYGDRAEHCWNGDHDNPNHISRLRYNSMYVPKIMKRIEESAPAGADLKSWRYK from the coding sequence ATGAAAGCTCAATATTACTCTTGTCTTTTATTGTTATTTATTTTCTTATCCTGCCAAAAGCAGAATAAAACCTCAATCGGAAACAAGTTTTTAGTTACCATTTCCGATAGTCTTATGGATCAACCTACGGATGGCCGGATGCTTTTAATGTTCAGTAAAGACTCCGCGGCTGAACCACGATTTCAAATTAATGAAGGTGTAAATACCCAACAAATTTTCGGCGTTAACGTCGAAGATCTAGAAACAGGTGGAACCGTTTCTATTGGTGATGGCATATTTGGATACCCTATAAATGACTTATCTAAATTAGAATCCGGGGATTATTATGTGCAGGCCTTATTTCATGTGTACGAAACCTTTAAGTTGTCGACTGGACAAACTGTAAAATTGCCGATGGACAATGGTGAAGGTCAAAAATGGAATAGTTCACCGGGAAATTTGTATAGCGAACCTGTGAAGATAACTTTTGAAAAGAATAGTGGAACGGAGTATAAGATTACCATTGATAAAATAATTCCACCTATACCAGAACCAGAAGATACGGAATGGATTAAACACGTTAAGTTGAAATCTGAAAAACTGTCGGAATTTTGGGGTAGAGACATCTATTTAGGGGCCCATATTTTATTGCCGAAGGGGTTTGAGGAGCATCCGGAAGCAAATTATCCCTTAATGATTTTCCACGGCCATTTTCCAAGCAATTTTGGGGGATGGCGTACAACTCCTCCAGATCCCAATTTAGAACCGGATTATTCAGAACGTTTTCATGTTGAGGGTTATAATAAAATTCAACAGCAAGAGGCATATGATTTTTATAAACGATGGAATGAACCTGATTTTCCTAGGTTTATTGTTATTGAAATTCAACACCCAACTCCTTATTATGATGATTCCTATGCAGTTAATTCTGCAAGTCAAGGTCCTTATGGGGATGCGATAACATATGAGTTGATTCCTTATATAGAGGAACAATTTAGAGGAATTGGGGAGGGGTGGTCCCGGTTTTTATACGGAGGTTCTACAGGAGGTTGGGAAGCTCTTGCGGTCCAGGTTATGTATCCTGATGAGTATAATGGCTGTTTTGCAGCCTGCCCAGACCCCATTGATTTCCGAGCCTATTGTCTTGCTAATATTTATGAGGATGATAATGTTTACTACTACGATGGTAATTTTCAAAATCTAGAAAAACCTATGTACAGGAATTATTTGGGTGATATCAATTCTACTATTAGACGCAGTAACCATTTCGAATTGGCCTTAGGAGATAAATCAAGGTCTGGTCAACAATGGGATATTTGGGAGGCGACCTATTCGCCTCAAGATGAGGATGGATATCCAAAAAGACTCTACGATAAACTTACAGGAAAAATAAACCCAGATGTAGCCCAATTTTGGAAAGAAAATTATGATTTAAGGCACATTTTGGAGCGAGATTGGGATAAATTGGGAGACAAGCTAAAAGGAAAAATCCATATTTATTGTGGCGATATGGATAACTATTATTTAAACAATGCGGTCTATTTAATGGAGGATTTTCTCGAAAGTACAACGAATCCATATTATGATGGGGAGGTTGATTATGGAGATAGGGCCGAACACTGCTGGAATGGTGACCACGACAATCCTAACCACATTTCTAGATTGAGATACAATTCAATGTATGTTCCAAAAATCATGAAGCGTATTGAAGAAAGTGCCCCTGCAGGAGCAGATTTAAAAAGTTGGCGTTATAAATAG
- a CDS encoding T9SS type A sorting domain-containing protein — MRSNFTLYLFLFVIFFSIQAEAQVVNKSTDTGQNGTLRKEIEDAAPGSTITFANSITTVTLNSAILIDKNLTITGSNTALTIIDAAQNGRVFTITAGTVIFNNLEITNGIESNGGGIYATNTDLTLNNCEVVSNTANGTNGSGGGVYLDAGASLTLTNSIISSNSANANGGGLRNGSGTLTINNSDIIGNTASGNSSNQGGGGIFNAGGNVTISNNTVIANNYADGTSGSGGGIFNDTDATLTILNSSIEENFASRAGGGIEDNSGNAHPTVLQNITLNLNTTGSSPGNGGGLHVTGNGTVNFTFGTISNNTAASEGGGLWNGSGNMTLTGTVVNNNTASGNASDQGGGGIFNSGGTLTLQNGVVVSNNVANGTQGSGGGVLNDMGNLNMANVEIRSNSSVHAGAGVEINSAEFSITNLFNVQFLTNGLSSPANYGAGLHVTGAGIHSLNGCYFLGNLANISGGAIYNGTGSMTLSDTDIVNNKAQGATLTDGGGGIFNNGGDLIINSNSIINTNIVDGAQGSGGGIYNNGGSVTIESSDVRSNTATGVGAGIENFAGTLTITTGDIAENVLTGTVGLGGGIHATGAANTSISTSVISANEASVSGGGIYNESGTLLVEKSSVNFNVATGTGNSNGGGGVYNNSGDFTVSQSTVRNNSASGSAAAGGGIYNGVAGDLSLLRSTIAKNTSNGNGGGVYNNGNSASINAVTIAENTAGSGGGIYGDKPVTITNMIVANNSSANGADVAGSITSADYNLVETDALGVFTPMSNDIEGEDPVLGTLENNGGDLLPNGSPALTYAILEGSLAFDGGNPSDTFADQIGQPVFGAARDMGSFEAQTTLGLEDIEKLWSTRIYPNPNNGEFNIRLGSDVVDNLNLTMYSITGQTILKKDLVFGDNEFNLRGTQPGMYLLSLTDGVSKKTFKLVIH, encoded by the coding sequence ATGAGATCGAACTTTACTCTCTATTTATTTCTTTTTGTAATATTTTTTTCAATTCAAGCCGAGGCGCAGGTCGTAAATAAAAGTACGGATACTGGTCAAAACGGTACGCTTCGTAAAGAGATTGAAGATGCAGCACCAGGTTCAACAATTACCTTCGCCAACTCAATAACAACCGTTACCTTGAATAGTGCCATTTTAATAGATAAAAATTTAACCATAACCGGAAGCAATACTGCTTTAACGATTATTGATGCAGCTCAAAATGGACGTGTTTTTACAATAACAGCAGGTACCGTTATTTTTAATAATCTCGAGATTACTAATGGAATAGAATCCAATGGCGGTGGAATTTATGCAACGAATACAGATCTTACTCTTAATAATTGTGAGGTGGTTTCCAATACTGCCAACGGTACTAATGGATCTGGAGGAGGTGTTTACTTAGACGCCGGTGCATCCCTAACGCTAACAAACTCTATAATCAGCAGTAATTCTGCAAATGCCAATGGAGGTGGTTTAAGGAATGGTTCAGGCACTTTGACAATTAATAATTCTGATATTATAGGTAATACTGCTAGTGGTAATAGTAGTAACCAAGGGGGTGGAGGTATTTTTAATGCTGGCGGAAATGTTACCATTTCAAATAATACAGTAATTGCCAATAATTATGCTGACGGTACCTCAGGATCCGGTGGAGGTATTTTTAATGATACGGATGCTACTCTTACAATTTTAAATTCCTCTATTGAAGAAAATTTTGCCTCTCGTGCAGGTGGAGGAATAGAAGACAATTCAGGAAATGCTCATCCTACAGTACTTCAAAATATTACTCTTAACCTTAATACAACTGGTTCATCACCCGGAAATGGTGGAGGCCTACACGTAACGGGTAATGGTACTGTTAATTTCACCTTTGGAACAATATCAAACAATACTGCGGCCTCTGAAGGTGGCGGATTATGGAATGGTTCTGGGAATATGACTCTAACTGGTACTGTAGTCAACAATAATACAGCAAGTGGAAATGCATCCGACCAAGGAGGAGGTGGTATCTTTAATTCAGGAGGAACTTTGACTCTTCAAAATGGTGTTGTCGTTTCCAATAATGTAGCAAACGGAACTCAAGGTTCAGGTGGTGGAGTTTTAAATGATATGGGTAACCTGAATATGGCTAATGTGGAGATTAGAAGTAATTCGTCCGTACATGCGGGTGCTGGCGTAGAAATAAATTCAGCTGAATTTTCAATTACTAACTTGTTTAATGTTCAGTTTCTAACAAATGGATTAAGCTCTCCGGCCAATTATGGGGCGGGTTTGCATGTTACTGGTGCGGGAATCCATTCCTTGAATGGTTGTTATTTCTTAGGGAATTTAGCTAATATTAGCGGTGGAGCAATTTATAACGGAACAGGTTCAATGACCCTTTCCGATACAGATATAGTAAATAATAAAGCGCAGGGTGCAACCCTTACTGATGGTGGTGGAGGAATTTTTAATAATGGAGGGGATTTAATAATAAATTCAAATTCCATAATTAATACCAACATTGTAGATGGGGCCCAAGGATCTGGCGGTGGAATTTATAATAATGGGGGTTCGGTAACCATTGAAAGTTCGGATGTAAGAAGCAATACGGCCACCGGGGTTGGAGCCGGAATTGAAAATTTTGCGGGAACCCTTACGATAACAACTGGAGATATTGCTGAAAATGTGCTTACCGGAACAGTTGGATTGGGTGGCGGTATACATGCTACAGGTGCAGCTAATACAAGTATTTCAACTTCGGTAATAAGCGCTAATGAGGCATCAGTTAGCGGTGGTGGAATTTATAATGAATCTGGGACGTTGCTAGTTGAAAAGTCAAGTGTTAACTTTAATGTTGCCACTGGTACAGGTAATTCTAACGGTGGTGGAGGGGTTTATAATAATTCTGGCGATTTTACAGTTTCACAATCAACAGTAAGAAACAACTCCGCGAGTGGATCAGCTGCAGCTGGTGGAGGTATATATAATGGTGTGGCGGGTGATTTGAGCCTGTTACGAAGTACTATAGCAAAAAATACGTCCAATGGAAATGGAGGTGGTGTTTATAATAATGGAAATAGTGCCTCTATAAATGCTGTTACAATTGCTGAAAATACAGCTGGAAGTGGCGGTGGAATATACGGGGATAAACCTGTAACAATTACCAATATGATTGTTGCCAATAACAGTTCTGCCAATGGAGCGGATGTTGCTGGTTCCATTACTTCTGCTGATTATAATTTGGTAGAAACAGATGCATTGGGTGTCTTTACACCAATGTCTAACGATATTGAAGGTGAAGATCCTGTTTTGGGGACTTTAGAGAATAATGGCGGAGATTTACTTCCAAACGGATCACCCGCATTAACATATGCTATATTAGAAGGTTCTCTTGCTTTTGACGGTGGAAACCCTTCGGATACTTTTGCGGACCAAATTGGTCAACCTGTTTTTGGGGCCGCACGAGATATGGGATCTTTTGAAGCACAAACGACACTGGGATTAGAAGATATTGAAAAATTGTGGTCAACAAGAATATATCCAAACCCAAACAATGGAGAATTTAATATTCGTTTGGGCAGTGATGTGGTAGATAATTTAAATCTAACCATGTACTCTATAACAGGACAAACAATTCTTAAAAAAGATTTGGTTTTTGGGGATAATGAATTTAACCTTCGAGGAACTCAACCTGGCATGTACTTATTATCTTTAACAGACGGGGTTAGTAAAAAGACATTTAAGCTCGTAATTCATTAA